A window of the Pseudoalteromonas sp. A25 genome harbors these coding sequences:
- a CDS encoding ABC transporter ATP-binding protein, with product MTVGAASPQQVVKLEMIGIEKVFETDDLETHALKDIHLTIYEGDYVSISGPSGCGKSTLLSILGLLDTPTSGKYIIEGSDVSGLTYDKAAEVRNAKIGFIFQSFNLIDDLTVFDNVALPLRYNNHQWSDNEITDRVQECLSLVGMEHRLYHKPNQLSGGQQQRVAIARALVAQPAVLLVDEPTGNLDSKSGEQVMDLLAKLNANGTTICMVTHDARFAEMAKRKLNLLDGKIVAKDSLRKVG from the coding sequence ATGACCGTAGGTGCTGCTTCGCCTCAACAAGTAGTTAAACTGGAAATGATTGGTATTGAAAAGGTGTTTGAAACAGACGATCTAGAAACGCATGCTCTAAAAGATATTCACCTTACAATATATGAAGGTGATTATGTTTCAATTTCAGGACCGTCAGGGTGTGGTAAGTCAACATTACTGTCAATACTAGGGCTGTTAGATACACCGACGAGCGGTAAATATATTATCGAGGGAAGTGATGTTTCTGGTCTTACATATGACAAAGCTGCTGAAGTAAGAAATGCGAAGATAGGCTTCATTTTCCAATCATTCAATTTGATTGATGACCTTACCGTATTTGATAATGTTGCATTGCCCTTGAGATATAATAACCATCAATGGAGTGATAATGAGATTACAGACCGGGTTCAAGAATGCTTAAGCTTAGTGGGAATGGAGCATCGGTTATACCATAAACCTAACCAACTATCAGGTGGGCAACAACAAAGAGTTGCTATAGCGAGAGCTTTAGTAGCGCAACCGGCAGTGTTACTGGTCGATGAGCCGACTGGGAATTTGGACTCTAAAAGTGGTGAGCAAGTTATGGACCTTTTAGCGAAATTAAATGCTAACGGGACTACCATATGTATGGTAACTCATGACGCCCGTTTTGCTGAGATGGCGAAAAGAAAACTCAACCTGCTCGATGGTAAGATTGTTGCTAAGGACTCATTAAGGAAAGTGGGATGA
- a CDS encoding HlyD family secretion protein, whose amino-acid sequence MVVKFKFGEILLDIVKSKVKKKNYLLSKKNISIAGAGLVLILLFGWTKSSLTSVFVERSDVVVEKVKQGNINATVEGYGKLISGKQQLIAAQTVSKVKEIILRPGAHVTAESVIVKLENPELEIEVENKKYDLSLKKASLMQQEISNKRELLQESASLAEVKVEFETAQMKRKAEEELYRKGIVSKLTFESSLLKEQQLKQRISILTQRFEQLKLSHEVSLRIIKEQVKQSERMLASAQLRTEKLIVRAGFDGVLQRLPVELGQNLNIGDEIALIGSVTELVAQVRVPQGSAQYVAVGQKAIVDTRIDKVEGIVERVEPIVEKNTVTIEISLPEKLPLGTRPQLNVDASIIIDTLIGVKYIRRPAHSKAGDRKELYHILKSGNEARLKSIEFGREAGKFIEIVSGAQFGDEIIISDTNEYKDQSSQLILR is encoded by the coding sequence ATGGTTGTTAAGTTTAAATTTGGGGAAATCCTTTTGGATATAGTTAAAAGCAAAGTAAAGAAAAAAAACTACCTTTTGAGTAAAAAGAACATTTCCATTGCGGGTGCTGGTCTAGTGTTGATTTTACTCTTTGGATGGACAAAATCATCGCTCACTTCTGTATTTGTTGAACGCAGTGATGTGGTTGTGGAAAAAGTTAAACAAGGGAATATCAATGCTACTGTTGAGGGGTACGGCAAGCTTATTTCTGGTAAACAACAACTTATAGCGGCTCAGACTGTTTCCAAAGTTAAAGAGATCATTTTAAGGCCTGGTGCACACGTAACGGCTGAAAGTGTTATTGTAAAGCTTGAAAACCCTGAACTTGAAATAGAAGTTGAGAATAAAAAATATGACCTTTCACTAAAAAAAGCGAGTTTAATGCAGCAGGAAATAAGCAATAAACGAGAGTTGCTCCAAGAATCTGCATCATTGGCTGAGGTGAAAGTCGAGTTCGAGACTGCTCAAATGAAGCGCAAAGCTGAAGAGGAGCTTTATAGAAAAGGGATTGTCTCGAAGTTAACTTTTGAATCATCTTTGTTAAAAGAGCAACAATTAAAACAGCGAATTTCTATATTGACCCAACGTTTCGAACAGCTGAAGTTATCTCACGAGGTATCTTTACGCATTATTAAAGAGCAGGTAAAGCAGTCTGAACGAATGTTAGCAAGTGCACAGTTACGAACAGAGAAACTTATTGTTAGGGCTGGGTTTGACGGAGTACTACAGAGACTTCCTGTTGAGCTAGGACAGAACTTGAATATTGGTGATGAAATTGCGTTAATAGGTAGCGTAACTGAATTAGTAGCACAAGTACGAGTGCCCCAGGGAAGTGCTCAGTATGTCGCTGTTGGTCAAAAGGCAATTGTTGATACTCGGATAGACAAAGTTGAAGGGATTGTCGAGAGAGTAGAACCAATAGTTGAAAAGAATACCGTAACGATAGAAATATCGCTTCCTGAAAAGCTTCCTCTGGGTACTAGACCTCAGCTTAATGTCGATGCTTCCATAATTATTGATACTCTAATCGGAGTGAAATACATCAGACGTCCAGCGCACAGTAAAGCAGGTGATAGGAAAGAGCTCTACCATATTCTCAAAAGTGGCAATGAGGCCAGATTAAAAAGTATTGAATTTGGTAGAGAAGCAGGAAAGTTTATTGAAATAGTTTCAGGCGCTCAATTTGGAGATGAAATAATCATTTCAGATACGAATGAATATAAAGATCAGAGTAGCCAACTAATACTAAGGTAA